From Cellulosimicrobium cellulans, the proteins below share one genomic window:
- the pknB gene encoding Stk1 family PASTA domain-containing Ser/Thr kinase, producing the protein MATVTTDPLVGRLVDGRYEVVSRIARGGMATVYLAVDRRLEREVALKVMHAHLAEGASGADFVSRFRREARAAARLTHPGLVAVYDQGLDGDTSYLTMEYVAGSNLRRAMLTERTLSLGRTLDVLEDVLDALAAAHRAGLVHRDIKPENVLVDTEGRLKVTDFGLARAVNEVTATTTGTILGTVAYLSPELIATGSCDARTDVYAVGILAYEMLLGTVPHTGTTPIQVAFQHVNNDVPPPSDVAPWIPPEVDDLLCALAARDPADRPADAGAALALVRSVRGALDPADLERRVDPPEASDGPPSEGAAPGPTAMHRSAATAPLAALSLQDREAAGLTEPLAVGHVVAPTTRPGPPPPPAPPVTARRRGRGRAVVWSLVVLLVLAGVGGGAAWWFSSGPGAYTQVPDGLVEVSRAEAAAILDGAGLDHTVEERYDDAVPEGAVVETDPPSGEPVRKDGSVQLVVSQGVRMLTVPTGLVGATQVEATSALEGADLTVGEPVAQAHDEIPAGQVMAVTDADGNPIEEGATIRHDVPVVLTVSSGPAPVVVPQVTGSPKDTAVQALEDQGLVAAVTEEYSESVAAGLVIRQDPEQGTDAHRTDTVNVVVSLGPPLVEVPNTYSMNVKAAEKALTDAGFTVEVRHPQGISPLNIVYAQDPPGGDGRTAPKGSTIVINVF; encoded by the coding sequence GTGGCCACCGTGACGACCGATCCCCTCGTCGGCCGCCTGGTCGACGGGCGGTACGAGGTCGTCTCGCGCATCGCGCGAGGCGGCATGGCGACGGTGTACCTGGCCGTCGACCGGAGGCTCGAGCGCGAGGTCGCGCTCAAGGTCATGCACGCCCACCTCGCCGAGGGCGCCTCCGGCGCGGACTTCGTCTCACGCTTCCGTCGCGAGGCGCGCGCGGCGGCCCGCCTCACGCACCCCGGCCTCGTCGCCGTGTACGACCAGGGGCTCGACGGCGACACGAGCTACCTCACGATGGAGTACGTGGCGGGCTCGAACCTGCGCCGCGCGATGCTCACGGAGCGCACGCTCTCGCTCGGCCGCACGCTCGACGTGCTCGAGGACGTCCTCGACGCGCTCGCCGCCGCCCACCGCGCCGGGCTCGTGCACCGCGACATCAAGCCGGAGAACGTGCTCGTCGACACCGAGGGTCGGCTCAAGGTCACCGACTTCGGGCTCGCGCGCGCGGTCAACGAGGTCACGGCGACGACGACCGGCACCATCCTCGGGACTGTCGCCTACCTCTCCCCCGAGCTCATCGCGACGGGCTCCTGCGACGCGCGGACCGACGTCTACGCCGTGGGGATCCTCGCCTACGAGATGCTGCTGGGCACGGTCCCGCACACCGGCACGACTCCCATCCAGGTCGCCTTCCAGCACGTCAACAACGACGTGCCGCCGCCCTCGGACGTCGCCCCGTGGATCCCGCCGGAGGTCGACGACCTGCTGTGCGCGCTCGCCGCGCGCGATCCCGCCGACCGCCCGGCCGACGCGGGCGCCGCGCTCGCGCTCGTGCGCTCGGTCCGCGGGGCGCTCGACCCTGCCGACCTCGAGCGGCGCGTCGACCCACCCGAGGCCTCTGACGGCCCCCCGTCGGAGGGCGCCGCGCCCGGCCCGACGGCGATGCACCGTTCCGCGGCGACCGCACCCCTCGCCGCGCTCAGCCTGCAGGACCGCGAGGCCGCCGGCCTCACGGAGCCGCTCGCCGTGGGGCACGTCGTCGCCCCGACCACGCGGCCTGGCCCGCCGCCACCTCCTGCTCCCCCGGTCACGGCCCGACGCCGCGGGCGGGGCCGGGCGGTCGTGTGGTCGCTCGTCGTCCTGCTGGTCCTGGCCGGGGTAGGCGGCGGCGCGGCCTGGTGGTTCTCGTCCGGGCCGGGCGCGTACACGCAGGTCCCGGACGGCCTCGTCGAGGTGTCCCGGGCCGAGGCCGCAGCGATCCTCGACGGCGCGGGCCTCGACCACACGGTGGAGGAGCGCTACGACGACGCCGTGCCCGAGGGGGCCGTCGTCGAGACCGACCCTCCGTCCGGCGAGCCGGTGCGCAAGGACGGGAGCGTCCAGCTCGTCGTCTCGCAGGGCGTGCGGATGCTCACGGTGCCGACCGGTCTCGTGGGCGCCACGCAGGTGGAGGCCACGTCCGCGCTCGAGGGCGCCGACCTGACGGTCGGCGAGCCCGTCGCGCAGGCGCACGACGAGATCCCCGCGGGCCAGGTCATGGCCGTCACGGACGCCGACGGCAACCCGATCGAGGAGGGCGCCACGATCCGGCACGACGTCCCCGTCGTGCTCACGGTCTCCTCCGGCCCGGCGCCCGTCGTCGTCCCGCAGGTCACGGGCTCCCCGAAGGACACCGCGGTCCAGGCGCTGGAGGACCAGGGCCTCGTCGCCGCGGTGACCGAGGAGTACTCCGAGTCCGTCGCCGCGGGCCTCGTCATCCGCCAGGACCCCGAGCAGGGTACCGACGCGCACCGGACGGACACGGTGAACGTCGTGGTGTCGCTCGGTCCCCCGCTCGTCGAGGTGCCCAACACCTACTCGATGAACGTCAAGGCCGCCGAGAAGGCGCTCACCGACGCGGGGTTCACGGTCGAGGTCCGGCACCCGCAGGGCATCAGCCCGCTCAACATCGTCTACGCCCAGGACCCCCCGGGCGGCGACGGCCGCACCGCCCCGAAGGGCTCGACGATCGTCATCAACGTCTTCTGA
- a CDS encoding class II 3-deoxy-7-phosphoheptulonate synthase — protein sequence MTTTSEPGTDAGLDHFRTLVALQQPTWPDEAALDAVRDRLAASAPLVVPAAADTLRSRLAAAGRGEAFLLQGGDCAETFAEANADRIRNKIRTILQMAVILTHGASMPVVKMGRMAGQYAKPRSSDAETRDGVTLPAYRGDMINGHAFTPEARVPDPERLVQAYQISSATWNVVRAFTTGGFADLRQVHEWNRGFMRNPAYARYEQTASEIDRAIRFMDACGADFDALRTVEFFVSHEALVLDYERALTRRDTRTGDAYDTSAHFLWIGERTRQLDGAHVDFLSRVANPIGVKLGPTTTPEVALELARRLNPDDVEGRLTFVTRMGAGNVRDALPPLVEAVSRAGVPVTWVTDPMHGNTITSASGYKTRRFDDVLDEVRGFFEVHRAAGTVPGGLHVELTGDDVTEVLGGSEEIDDAGLALRYETLVDPRLNHQQSLEMAFQVAEMLRR from the coding sequence ATGACCACCACGAGCGAGCCGGGGACCGACGCCGGGCTCGACCACTTCCGCACGCTCGTCGCGCTCCAGCAGCCGACGTGGCCGGACGAGGCGGCGCTCGACGCCGTCCGGGACCGGCTGGCGGCCTCCGCGCCGCTCGTGGTGCCCGCCGCGGCCGACACGCTGCGCTCCCGCCTGGCCGCGGCCGGGCGGGGCGAGGCGTTCCTCCTGCAGGGGGGCGACTGCGCCGAGACGTTCGCCGAGGCGAACGCCGACCGGATCCGCAACAAGATCCGCACCATCCTCCAGATGGCGGTCATCCTCACGCACGGGGCGAGCATGCCCGTCGTGAAGATGGGCCGGATGGCCGGGCAGTACGCGAAGCCGCGCAGCTCCGACGCGGAGACGCGCGACGGCGTGACGCTGCCCGCGTACCGCGGCGACATGATCAACGGGCACGCGTTCACGCCCGAGGCGCGCGTGCCCGACCCCGAGCGCCTCGTCCAGGCGTACCAGATCTCGTCGGCGACCTGGAACGTCGTGCGGGCGTTCACGACCGGCGGGTTCGCCGACCTGCGCCAGGTCCACGAGTGGAACCGCGGCTTCATGCGCAACCCGGCGTACGCGCGCTACGAGCAGACGGCGTCGGAGATCGACCGCGCCATCCGTTTCATGGACGCGTGCGGCGCCGACTTCGACGCCCTGCGCACGGTCGAGTTCTTCGTCAGCCACGAGGCGCTCGTGCTGGACTACGAGCGCGCGCTCACGCGCCGCGACACGCGCACGGGCGACGCGTACGACACGTCGGCCCACTTCCTGTGGATCGGCGAGCGCACGCGCCAGCTCGACGGCGCGCACGTCGACTTCCTGTCGCGCGTCGCCAACCCGATCGGCGTCAAGCTCGGGCCGACCACGACGCCCGAGGTCGCGCTCGAGCTCGCGCGCCGGCTCAACCCGGACGACGTCGAGGGCCGTCTGACGTTCGTCACGCGCATGGGCGCGGGGAACGTGCGCGACGCGCTGCCGCCGCTCGTCGAGGCCGTCTCCCGCGCGGGCGTGCCCGTCACGTGGGTCACCGACCCGATGCACGGGAACACCATCACGTCCGCGAGCGGGTACAAGACGCGCCGCTTCGACGACGTGCTCGACGAGGTCCGCGGGTTCTTCGAGGTGCACCGCGCGGCGGGCACCGTCCCGGGCGGCCTGCACGTCGAGCTCACGGGCGACGACGTGACCGAGGTGCTCGGGGGCAGCGAGGAGATCGACGACGCCGGCCTGGCCCTGCGCTACGAGACTCTCGTCGACCCGCGCCTCAACCACCAGCAGTCGCTGGAGATGGCGTTCCAGGTCGCGGAGATGCTCCGCCGCTGA
- a CDS encoding pyrophosphate--fructose-6-phosphate 1-phosphotransferase produces MSVRRVALLTAGGFAPCLSSAVGGLIERYTELDPEIEIIAYQYGYHGLLTGTKIVVDEEGRKQAGILHRFGGSPIGNSRVKLTNAADCVKRGLVQEGQDPLQVAAEQLKTDGVDVLHTIGGDDTNTTAADLAAYLHDNGYELTVVGLPKTIDNDVIPIRQSLGAWTAAEEAAGFAANVIGEHRSGPRMLIVHEVMGRHCGWLTAASAAEYRKWLDAQEWAPALGLSRERWDVHAVFLPELALDIDAEAERLKAIMDEQGNVNIFLSEGAGMHEIVAQLEAAGEEVQRDPFGHVKLDTVNPGQWFAKQFADKLGAEKVMVQKSGYFSRAAAANAEDLRLIKSMTDLAVECALRGESGVIGHDEENGDRLRAIEFPRIAGGKAFDVTQQWFGELLEGIGQPLVAAAPAAH; encoded by the coding sequence ATGTCGGTTCGTCGCGTCGCCCTCCTCACCGCGGGCGGTTTCGCCCCGTGCCTGTCCTCCGCCGTCGGGGGTCTCATCGAGCGGTACACGGAGCTCGACCCGGAGATCGAGATCATCGCCTACCAGTACGGCTACCACGGCCTGCTGACGGGCACGAAGATCGTCGTGGACGAGGAGGGCCGCAAGCAGGCCGGCATCCTGCACCGCTTCGGCGGGTCGCCGATCGGCAACTCGCGCGTCAAGCTGACGAACGCGGCCGACTGCGTCAAGCGCGGCCTGGTCCAGGAGGGTCAGGACCCGCTGCAGGTCGCGGCGGAGCAGCTCAAGACGGACGGCGTCGACGTCCTGCACACCATCGGTGGTGACGACACCAACACGACCGCGGCCGACCTGGCGGCGTACCTGCACGACAACGGCTACGAGCTCACCGTCGTGGGTCTGCCCAAGACGATCGACAACGACGTGATCCCGATCCGTCAGTCGCTCGGCGCCTGGACCGCGGCCGAGGAGGCGGCGGGCTTCGCCGCGAACGTCATCGGCGAGCACCGCTCGGGCCCGCGCATGCTCATCGTGCACGAGGTCATGGGCCGCCACTGCGGGTGGCTCACCGCCGCGTCCGCGGCCGAGTACCGCAAGTGGCTCGACGCGCAGGAGTGGGCCCCGGCCCTCGGCCTGTCACGGGAGCGCTGGGACGTCCACGCCGTCTTCCTGCCGGAGCTCGCGCTCGACATCGACGCCGAGGCCGAGCGCCTCAAGGCGATCATGGACGAGCAGGGCAATGTCAACATCTTCCTGTCCGAGGGCGCCGGCATGCACGAGATCGTCGCGCAGCTCGAGGCGGCCGGCGAGGAGGTCCAGCGCGACCCGTTCGGCCACGTCAAGCTGGACACCGTCAACCCGGGCCAGTGGTTCGCCAAGCAGTTCGCCGACAAGCTGGGCGCCGAGAAGGTCATGGTCCAGAAGTCCGGCTACTTCTCGCGTGCCGCGGCCGCGAACGCCGAGGACCTGCGCCTCATCAAGTCGATGACCGACCTCGCGGTCGAGTGCGCGCTGCGCGGCGAGTCGGGCGTCATCGGGCACGACGAGGAGAACGGCGACCGCCTGCGTGCGATCGAGTTCCCGCGCATCGCCGGCGGCAAGGCGTTCGACGTCACGCAGCAGTGGTTCGGCGAGCTGCTCGAGGGCATCGGCCAGCCGCTCGTCGCCGCGGCCCCCGCCGCGCACTGA
- a CDS encoding lysophospholipid acyltransferase family protein produces MFYWFMKQVMVGPILRVLYRPWTRGVEHVPDEGGAILASNHLAVIDSFILPLVLDRKVQFLGKSDYFTGTGVKGRLTAGFMRGVGTIPVDRAGGKASEAALETGLRVLREGDLFGIYPEGTRSPDGRLYRGKTGVARLALESGAPVVPVAMVGTNIAQPIGKVIPKPMRIGVVVGEPLDFSRYRGMENDRFILRAVADEIQYAIMRLSGQEYVDIYAATAKARLAAGHTESEEAGGAPGGRPAPDVQVPEPPPEPGATSVD; encoded by the coding sequence TTGTTCTACTGGTTCATGAAGCAGGTGATGGTCGGCCCGATCCTGCGGGTCCTGTACCGTCCCTGGACGCGGGGCGTCGAGCACGTGCCGGACGAGGGCGGTGCGATCCTCGCGAGCAACCACCTCGCGGTCATCGACTCCTTCATCCTGCCGCTCGTCCTCGACCGCAAGGTCCAGTTCCTCGGCAAGTCCGACTACTTCACGGGCACGGGGGTCAAGGGACGCCTGACGGCCGGGTTCATGCGCGGCGTCGGCACGATCCCCGTCGACCGGGCCGGCGGCAAAGCGAGCGAGGCCGCGCTCGAGACCGGGCTGCGCGTCCTGCGCGAGGGCGACCTGTTCGGCATCTACCCCGAGGGCACGCGCAGCCCCGACGGGCGGCTGTACCGCGGCAAGACGGGCGTCGCGCGCCTCGCGCTCGAGTCGGGTGCCCCCGTGGTCCCGGTCGCGATGGTCGGCACGAACATCGCCCAGCCGATCGGGAAGGTCATCCCCAAGCCCATGCGCATCGGGGTCGTCGTCGGCGAGCCCCTCGACTTCTCGCGCTACCGGGGCATGGAGAACGACCGCTTCATCCTGCGCGCCGTCGCGGACGAGATCCAGTACGCGATCATGCGGCTGTCGGGCCAGGAGTACGTCGACATCTACGCCGCGACGGCCAAGGCACGCCTCGCCGCGGGGCACACCGAGTCCGAGGAGGCGGGCGGGGCGCCCGGCGGCCGCCCGGCCCCCGACGTCCAGGTCCCGGAACCGCCGCCGGAGCCCGGCGCGACGTCAGTAGACTGA
- a CDS encoding ROK family glucokinase: MHAIGVDIGGTKIAAGVVDEKGEILVQTRRDTEPDDVASIDRAIADVYAELTAEHEVGAMGLAAAGFVSPDRTSVLFAPNIAWREYPLARNVRELIGDTDVSIVVENDANAAGWAEFQFGVGRDATDMLMLTVGTGLGGAIVVDRELVRGKWGVAAEVGHMRVVPGGHYCGCGHEGCWEQYASGRALVRDGQNALIAQPDRATRLLEICGGDPDKLNGPQITQAAQEGDDLAVELLATLGRWIGEGAASVTALLDPELIVIGGGVGAAGDLLLQPVRRAFADQLSARGHRPEARIELAEHGNEAGIVGAADLARR; this comes from the coding sequence ATGCACGCCATCGGTGTGGACATCGGCGGGACGAAGATCGCGGCCGGGGTCGTCGACGAGAAGGGCGAGATCCTCGTCCAGACGCGCCGCGACACCGAGCCTGACGACGTCGCGAGCATCGACCGTGCCATCGCCGACGTGTATGCCGAGCTGACCGCCGAGCACGAGGTCGGCGCGATGGGTCTCGCGGCGGCGGGCTTCGTCAGCCCCGACCGCACCTCGGTGCTCTTCGCGCCGAACATCGCGTGGCGCGAGTACCCGCTCGCGCGCAACGTGCGCGAGCTCATCGGGGACACCGACGTCTCGATCGTCGTCGAGAACGACGCGAACGCGGCGGGCTGGGCCGAGTTCCAGTTCGGTGTCGGCCGCGACGCGACGGACATGCTCATGCTGACGGTCGGGACGGGCCTGGGCGGTGCGATCGTGGTCGACCGCGAGCTCGTGCGCGGCAAGTGGGGCGTCGCGGCGGAGGTGGGGCACATGCGCGTCGTCCCGGGCGGGCACTACTGCGGCTGCGGCCACGAGGGCTGCTGGGAGCAGTACGCGTCCGGCCGCGCCCTGGTGCGCGACGGCCAGAACGCGCTCATCGCCCAGCCGGACCGCGCGACGCGCCTCCTGGAGATCTGCGGCGGCGACCCGGACAAGCTCAACGGTCCCCAGATCACCCAGGCCGCGCAGGAGGGCGACGACCTCGCGGTCGAGCTGCTCGCGACCCTCGGCCGCTGGATCGGCGAGGGCGCGGCCTCGGTGACGGCCCTGCTCGACCCGGAGCTCATCGTCATCGGCGGCGGAGTCGGCGCGGCCGGCGACCTGCTGCTCCAGCCCGTGCGCCGCGCGTTCGCCGACCAGCTCTCCGCGCGCGGACACCGTCCCGAGGCGCGCATCGAGCTCGCCGAGCACGGGAACGAGGCCGGCATCGTCGGCGCGGCGGACCTCGCCCGCCGCTGA
- a CDS encoding AMP-dependent synthetase/ligase, which produces MDEISAPRIVEVDPSKNLNDLLASRVAADPAAPMVERRVGADGAWQALSARGFDAEVVAVAKGLVARGIQPGDHVGIMSRTRYEWTLLDWATWAAGAVPVPLYETSSAEQVQWILSDADVRLLVVETEAHAATVGEVRDQVPALGDVLAIDSGAIATLTADGAAVEDAEIERRRGLANLADVATIIYTSGTTGRPKGAELTHQNFYSLTVNAVKAVPEVFGEPGGRTLLFMPLAHVFARFIGVLVVAGGTVLGHTPDTKTLLDDLGTFKPTYILSVPRVFEKVYNSSEQKAAAGGKLKIFHWAAATAIAYSRALDEPSGPGIGLRLQHKVADALVFKKLRHALGGRAKYAVSGGAPLGERLGHFYRGIGVRILEGYGLTESTAPTSVNRPATTKIGTVGEQLPGCAARIAEDGEILLQGDHIFRGYHNNEQATADAFVDGWFRTGDLGSLDEDGFLRITGRKKEIIVTAGGKNVAPAVLEDRIRAHALVSQCVVVGDQKPFIGALVTLDPEGLPGWASMHGKEPMSIEDAAKDPDVLAALDAAVTRANQAVSRAESIRKFTVLTTDFTVENGYLTPSLKVKRSEVLKDFAADVEAIYVDGPAPVR; this is translated from the coding sequence ATGGACGAGATCAGCGCCCCACGGATCGTCGAAGTCGATCCCTCGAAGAACCTCAACGACCTGCTCGCGAGCCGCGTCGCGGCCGACCCGGCGGCGCCGATGGTCGAGCGCCGCGTCGGCGCCGACGGTGCGTGGCAGGCCCTCAGCGCCCGCGGGTTCGACGCCGAGGTCGTCGCCGTGGCGAAGGGGCTCGTGGCGCGCGGCATCCAGCCGGGCGACCACGTGGGCATCATGTCGCGCACGCGCTACGAGTGGACGCTCCTCGACTGGGCCACGTGGGCGGCCGGCGCCGTTCCGGTGCCGCTCTACGAGACGTCGAGCGCCGAGCAGGTGCAGTGGATCCTGTCGGACGCCGACGTCCGGCTGCTCGTCGTCGAGACCGAGGCGCACGCGGCGACCGTCGGCGAGGTGCGCGACCAGGTCCCCGCGCTCGGCGACGTCCTCGCCATCGACTCCGGCGCGATCGCGACCCTCACGGCCGACGGTGCCGCGGTGGAGGACGCCGAGATCGAGCGTCGGCGCGGCCTGGCGAACCTCGCCGACGTCGCCACGATCATCTACACGTCGGGCACGACCGGGCGCCCCAAGGGTGCGGAGCTCACGCACCAGAACTTCTACTCGCTCACGGTCAACGCCGTGAAGGCGGTGCCCGAGGTGTTCGGCGAGCCGGGCGGTCGCACGCTGCTGTTCATGCCCCTTGCGCACGTGTTCGCGCGGTTCATCGGGGTCCTGGTCGTCGCCGGCGGGACGGTGCTGGGGCACACGCCCGACACGAAGACGCTGCTCGACGACCTCGGCACCTTCAAGCCGACGTACATCCTCTCGGTGCCGCGCGTGTTCGAGAAGGTCTACAACTCGTCCGAGCAGAAGGCCGCCGCGGGCGGCAAGCTGAAGATCTTCCACTGGGCCGCGGCCACGGCGATCGCCTACTCGCGCGCGCTCGACGAGCCGTCCGGCCCCGGCATCGGGCTGCGCCTCCAGCACAAGGTCGCCGACGCGCTCGTGTTCAAGAAGCTCCGCCACGCGCTCGGCGGCCGCGCCAAGTACGCGGTCTCCGGCGGCGCGCCGCTCGGCGAGCGGCTGGGGCACTTCTACCGCGGCATCGGCGTGCGCATCCTCGAGGGCTACGGGCTCACCGAGTCGACGGCGCCGACGAGCGTCAACCGCCCCGCGACCACGAAGATCGGGACCGTCGGCGAGCAGCTCCCGGGCTGCGCGGCGCGCATCGCCGAGGACGGCGAGATCCTGCTCCAGGGCGACCACATCTTCCGCGGCTACCACAACAACGAGCAGGCCACGGCGGACGCGTTCGTCGACGGCTGGTTCCGCACGGGCGACCTCGGCTCGCTCGACGAGGATGGGTTCCTGCGCATCACGGGCCGCAAGAAGGAGATCATCGTGACCGCGGGCGGCAAGAACGTCGCCCCCGCCGTCCTCGAGGACCGCATCCGCGCCCACGCTCTGGTCTCCCAGTGCGTCGTCGTCGGCGACCAGAAGCCGTTCATCGGCGCGCTCGTCACGCTCGACCCCGAGGGGCTGCCGGGCTGGGCGAGCATGCACGGCAAGGAGCCGATGTCGATCGAGGACGCGGCCAAGGACCCCGACGTCCTCGCCGCCCTCGACGCCGCCGTGACGCGCGCCAACCAGGCCGTGTCGCGAGCGGAGTCCATCCGCAAGTTCACCGTGCTCACCACCGACTTCACGGTCGAGAACGGCTACCTCACGCCGTCGCTCAAGGTGAAGCGCAGCGAGGTGCTCAAGGACTTCGCGGCCGACGTCGAGGCGATCTACGTGGACGGGCCCGCCCCCGTCCGCTGA
- a CDS encoding NYN domain-containing protein: protein MVAERSDEEGLAGGVPPAVRALLVEAAADVLGSLDPVLVPVALHRVKAFAPRRRASAGAAPLWRALVDDAGFRHAVAAAWSRDHETASVAPRDVPVTDGQEPPDDRVAAAREDAAAGPGDEGTTAPALVRERAAGAFLLRPDGWETAVERARALDTTLRSERSERGEAARLRRDRDRLAAQVEELRAQARDAVARADAATAELAGARRAERRLRADADRARAEARAALEAAAAERAEADGALRDAREERRAAGVELARARAERDEARRARTSSADVATARARLLLDTVVDAAAGLRRELALGPATTTPADDVAATLPDAAARPRPGSRGRAADDPALLGDLLSVPRTHLVVDGYNVTKTGFGELTLAEQRDRLLSGLLRVAAGGTEVTVCFDGADTAVRPVHAPRGVRVLFSSGEIADDLIRRLVAAEPAGRPVVVVTSDRAVSDDVQAMGAVCVPAQALLARLARR from the coding sequence ATGGTGGCCGAGAGGTCGGACGAGGAGGGGCTCGCCGGCGGCGTCCCGCCTGCAGTGCGCGCGCTGCTCGTCGAGGCGGCGGCAGACGTGCTCGGCTCGCTCGACCCGGTCCTCGTCCCCGTCGCCCTGCACCGGGTCAAGGCCTTCGCGCCCCGCCGGCGCGCGTCGGCCGGTGCGGCGCCGCTGTGGCGTGCCCTGGTCGACGACGCCGGGTTCCGCCACGCCGTCGCCGCCGCCTGGTCTCGCGACCACGAGACCGCGTCGGTCGCGCCGCGGGACGTCCCGGTCACCGACGGCCAGGAACCGCCCGACGACCGCGTCGCGGCAGCACGGGAGGACGCCGCGGCGGGACCCGGCGACGAGGGGACGACCGCTCCTGCGCTCGTCCGTGAGCGCGCCGCCGGCGCCTTCCTGCTGCGCCCGGACGGCTGGGAGACGGCCGTGGAGCGCGCCCGCGCGCTGGACACGACGCTACGGTCCGAACGCTCGGAGCGTGGAGAAGCCGCCCGGCTGCGCCGCGACCGCGACCGGCTGGCCGCGCAGGTCGAGGAGCTGCGGGCGCAGGCGCGGGACGCCGTCGCGCGCGCGGACGCCGCGACGGCGGAGCTCGCGGGCGCGCGCCGCGCCGAGCGACGGCTGCGGGCGGACGCCGACCGGGCGCGGGCCGAGGCCCGGGCGGCCCTCGAGGCGGCGGCGGCCGAGCGTGCGGAGGCGGACGGGGCGCTGCGCGACGCGCGCGAGGAGCGTCGCGCCGCGGGGGTCGAGCTCGCCCGGGCGCGCGCGGAGCGGGACGAGGCGCGTCGGGCGCGCACGTCGTCGGCGGACGTCGCCACGGCACGCGCGCGGCTCCTGCTCGACACGGTGGTCGACGCCGCCGCCGGGCTGCGGCGCGAGCTCGCGCTGGGGCCCGCCACGACGACCCCGGCCGACGACGTCGCCGCGACCCTGCCGGACGCCGCCGCCCGACCGCGGCCCGGGTCGCGCGGGCGCGCGGCGGACGACCCCGCGCTGCTCGGCGACCTCCTGTCCGTCCCGCGCACCCATCTCGTCGTCGACGGCTACAACGTGACCAAGACCGGATTCGGCGAGCTCACGCTCGCCGAGCAGCGCGACCGGCTCCTCAGCGGGCTCCTGCGCGTCGCGGCGGGAGGCACCGAGGTCACGGTGTGCTTCGACGGGGCCGACACCGCCGTCCGCCCCGTGCACGCCCCGCGCGGGGTGCGCGTGCTCTTCTCGTCGGGGGAGATCGCCGACGACCTCATCCGGCGCCTGGTCGCCGCCGAGCCCGCCGGCCGGCCGGTCGTCGTCGTGACGAGCGACCGTGCGGTGTCCGACGACGTGCAGGCGATGGGTGCCGTGTGCGTCCCGGCGCAGGCGCTCCTCGCGCGGCTCGCGCGCCGCTGA